One Panicum virgatum strain AP13 chromosome 9K, P.virgatum_v5, whole genome shotgun sequence genomic region harbors:
- the LOC120652698 gene encoding rab3 GTPase-activating protein catalytic subunit-like isoform X2: MASSSSARYAKHRRIGEDEEAEEAEEELERFDDFTIASSWERFISEIEAICRQWLADGPKILMQKGADCVTPFENLYMIKRELKHGKRVYSMEYYFMKSAKGKNSYWDDDTHSMQLSFGVDEFLMIAPLSASGVVLDDPESTKLLSSVAIALSSCGSNWPAFVPVHDPSRKAYIGIQNLGTVFTRRFEADRIGSQVPIRLMHLEGLHELFLSKFVLSSTDFPARVKVHFSMKLTYRTPEYDYDNETLDSEATESLTENEVASHPKKQWDDDCPWAEWYSAEDPVKGFELTAIWGERTFEETLEMAEVENASSFVADSWFLHPVVSQYMVDDSIGKFVGFASQLHLLVNAYESSAEAQFLEDFVADTSGQDNSKSTTVPPPSVIDRVMKDLFSDEAGNSNYMEAENKYTRAMRGAPADSLFGQFCLHALWFGNCNIRAIAVLWIDFVREIRWYWEESERLPRMKSSSTIDLSYCLIHQKLQMLAICIERKKSVSHEKGAGHKDETSNTKAITKVRKGSAGVVPKMMLLNTFQEMHAPYTQDAPLMTEDMHEERLHAAEAFGNAIGLSGQLERDILSSDMSAFKAANPDAVFEDFIRWHSPGDWVSEDKVDGNSGWPPKGKLSQRMSEHGNVWRKIWNDAPPLPVSEQKSLLDPVREGEKVLHYLETLRPQQLLEQMVCTAFKSSAGILNKTTYGGFKLMKTKMDQLYATMASTLKSLQGNSDISDLAGDLKRLCQVFEHIEKLLILAASVHRKLIDAPRLAQAVFADYFNYYLPKMGTTLESICYEKEFTTKEKVGMHERDAVSNLFPPPTANQSWRKVLSMGNLLNGHEPLQREIIFSVQERISNGHYSSPTPLCTDDEQIQTHRMYISGTSNDLWVALSVTSWD; encoded by the exons CAAAAAGGTGCAGATTGTGTTACTCCCTTTGAAAACTTATACATGATCAAACGAGAACTGAAGCATGGGAAAAGAGTGTATTCTATGGAGTATTATTTCATGAAATCTGCAAAAG GCAAAAACTCGTACTGGGATGATGATACACATAGCATGCAGCTCTCATTTGGAGTTGATGAGTTTTTG ATGATTGCTCCACTGAGTGCCAGCGGTGTGGTTCTTGATGACCCAGAATCAACTAAACTTTTGAGTTCTGTAGCAATTGCTCTTTCTAGTTGTGGCAG CAATTGGCCAGCGTTTGTACCTGTTCACGACCCTTCACGAAAAGCATATATAGGAATTCAGAACCTGGGAACAGTTTTTACTCGAAGATTTGAAGCTGACCGAATCGGTAGCCAAGTGCCAATAAGACTCATGCATCTGGAGGGTCTACATGAGCTATTTCTATCAAAGTTT GTCCTATCCTCGACAGATTTTCCAGCCAGGGTAAAGGTTCACTTCTCAATGAAGCTTACCTACCGGACTCCTGAATACGATTATGATAATGAGACTTTAGATTCTGAAGCTACTGAGTCGCTAACTGAAAATGAAGTTGCAAGCCACCCCAAAAAACAATGGGACGATGATTGCCCTTGGGCAGAGTGGTACTCTGCTGAGGATCCTGTGAAAG GTTTTGAGCTGACTGCCATTTGGGGAGAGAGGACATTTGAAGAAACCCTTGAGATGGCTGAAGTGGAAAATGCTTCGTCCTTCGTTGCTGATAGCTGGTTTCTTCACCCAGTTGTATCTCAATACAT GGTAGATGATTCTATCGGAAAATTTGTTGGATTTGCATCCCAGCTACATCTTCTAGTGAATGCGTATGAATCATCAGCTGAGGCGCAGTTTTTAGAAGATTTTGTTGCAG ATACTTCAGGCCAGGACAATTCGAAATCTACTACTGTGCCTCCACCATCTGTTATTGATCGTGTTATGAAAGATCTTTTCAGTGATG AGGCTGGAAACTCAAACTATATGGAAGCAGAAAACAAGTATACCCGTGCTATGAGAGGTGCACCTGCAGATTCACTTTTTGGCCAGTTCTGTTTGCACGCACTTTGGTTTGGCAACTGCAATATACGTG CAATTGCTGTATTGTGGATTGACTTTGTACGTGAAATTCGTTGGTACTGGGAAGAATCAGAAAGATTACCTAGGATGAAAAGCAGTTCGACCATTGATCTCTCCTATTGTCTTATCCACCAAAAGTTACAAATG CTTGCGATATGCATTGAGAGAAAGAAATCAGTGAGCCATGAGAAAGGTGCTGGACACAAAGATGAAACTTCAAATACTAAG GCCATCACCAAAGTTCGGAAAGGATCAGCTGGTGTTGTGCCTAAAATGATGCTCTTGAATACATTTCAGGAAATGCATGCTCCATATACTCAG GATGCACCTTTGATGACCGAAGATATGCATGAAGAAAGGCTTCATGCAGCTGAAGCTTTTGGCAATGCCATT GGTCTATCTGGTCAACTGGAAAGGGATATATTATCTTCCG ATATGTCTGCTTTTAAAGCTGCAAACCCAGACGCCGTCTTTGAAGATTTTATTCGGTGGCATTCACCTGGTGACTGggtgagtgaggacaaagtagATGGTAATTCAGGCTGGCCTCCTAAAGGAAAGCTTTCTCAGCGTATGTCTGAACATGGGAATGTGTGGCGCAAAATCTGGAATGATGCTCCACCTTTGCCTGTATCCGAACAGAAGTCGCTGCTTGATCCTGTTCGGGAAGGAGAAAAG GTGCTTCATTACCTTGAAACTTTGAGGCCACAGCAGCTCCTTGAGCAAATGGTCTGCACTGCCTTCAAATCATCAGCTGGTATCCTGAACAAGACCACATATGGTGGCTTCAAGTTAATGAAGACTAAAATGGATCAGCTATATGCCACAATGGCGTCAACACTGAAATCTCTTCAAG GAAATTCTGACATCAGTGATTTGGCTGGAGACCTGAAACGGCTTTGTCAAGTTTTTGAGCACATCGAGAAGTTGCTGATTCTTGCTGCTTCCGTCCATAGGAAGCTTATAGATGCTCCACGACTGGCACAAGCAGTTTTTGCTGACTACTTCAACTACTATCTTCCGAAAATGGGAACTACTTTGGAAAGCATTTGCTATGAAAAG GAGTTCACCACTAAGGAAAAGGTGGGGATGCACGAGAGAGATGCTGTATCAAACTTGTTTCCTCCCCCTACCGCTAATCAGTCATGGAGGAAGGTTTTGAGCATGGGAAATCTTTTGAATGGCCACGAACCACTGCAAAGGGAAATCATATTCTCGGTCCAGGAGAGAATAAGCAACGGTCATTATTCGAGCCCAACCCCATTATGTACTGATGATGAGCAGATCCAGACACATAGGATGTATATATCTGGGACATCTAATGATCTTTGGGTTGCATTGTCTGTGACATCCTGGGATTGA
- the LOC120652698 gene encoding rab3 GTPase-activating protein catalytic subunit-like isoform X1: protein MASSSSARYAKHRRIGEDEEAEEAEEEAEEELERFDDFTIASSWERFISEIEAICRQWLADGPKILMQKGADCVTPFENLYMIKRELKHGKRVYSMEYYFMKSAKGKNSYWDDDTHSMQLSFGVDEFLMIAPLSASGVVLDDPESTKLLSSVAIALSSCGSNWPAFVPVHDPSRKAYIGIQNLGTVFTRRFEADRIGSQVPIRLMHLEGLHELFLSKFVLSSTDFPARVKVHFSMKLTYRTPEYDYDNETLDSEATESLTENEVASHPKKQWDDDCPWAEWYSAEDPVKGFELTAIWGERTFEETLEMAEVENASSFVADSWFLHPVVSQYMVDDSIGKFVGFASQLHLLVNAYESSAEAQFLEDFVADTSGQDNSKSTTVPPPSVIDRVMKDLFSDEAGNSNYMEAENKYTRAMRGAPADSLFGQFCLHALWFGNCNIRAIAVLWIDFVREIRWYWEESERLPRMKSSSTIDLSYCLIHQKLQMLAICIERKKSVSHEKGAGHKDETSNTKAITKVRKGSAGVVPKMMLLNTFQEMHAPYTQDAPLMTEDMHEERLHAAEAFGNAIGLSGQLERDILSSDMSAFKAANPDAVFEDFIRWHSPGDWVSEDKVDGNSGWPPKGKLSQRMSEHGNVWRKIWNDAPPLPVSEQKSLLDPVREGEKVLHYLETLRPQQLLEQMVCTAFKSSAGILNKTTYGGFKLMKTKMDQLYATMASTLKSLQGNSDISDLAGDLKRLCQVFEHIEKLLILAASVHRKLIDAPRLAQAVFADYFNYYLPKMGTTLESICYEKEFTTKEKVGMHERDAVSNLFPPPTANQSWRKVLSMGNLLNGHEPLQREIIFSVQERISNGHYSSPTPLCTDDEQIQTHRMYISGTSNDLWVALSVTSWD, encoded by the exons CAAAAAGGTGCAGATTGTGTTACTCCCTTTGAAAACTTATACATGATCAAACGAGAACTGAAGCATGGGAAAAGAGTGTATTCTATGGAGTATTATTTCATGAAATCTGCAAAAG GCAAAAACTCGTACTGGGATGATGATACACATAGCATGCAGCTCTCATTTGGAGTTGATGAGTTTTTG ATGATTGCTCCACTGAGTGCCAGCGGTGTGGTTCTTGATGACCCAGAATCAACTAAACTTTTGAGTTCTGTAGCAATTGCTCTTTCTAGTTGTGGCAG CAATTGGCCAGCGTTTGTACCTGTTCACGACCCTTCACGAAAAGCATATATAGGAATTCAGAACCTGGGAACAGTTTTTACTCGAAGATTTGAAGCTGACCGAATCGGTAGCCAAGTGCCAATAAGACTCATGCATCTGGAGGGTCTACATGAGCTATTTCTATCAAAGTTT GTCCTATCCTCGACAGATTTTCCAGCCAGGGTAAAGGTTCACTTCTCAATGAAGCTTACCTACCGGACTCCTGAATACGATTATGATAATGAGACTTTAGATTCTGAAGCTACTGAGTCGCTAACTGAAAATGAAGTTGCAAGCCACCCCAAAAAACAATGGGACGATGATTGCCCTTGGGCAGAGTGGTACTCTGCTGAGGATCCTGTGAAAG GTTTTGAGCTGACTGCCATTTGGGGAGAGAGGACATTTGAAGAAACCCTTGAGATGGCTGAAGTGGAAAATGCTTCGTCCTTCGTTGCTGATAGCTGGTTTCTTCACCCAGTTGTATCTCAATACAT GGTAGATGATTCTATCGGAAAATTTGTTGGATTTGCATCCCAGCTACATCTTCTAGTGAATGCGTATGAATCATCAGCTGAGGCGCAGTTTTTAGAAGATTTTGTTGCAG ATACTTCAGGCCAGGACAATTCGAAATCTACTACTGTGCCTCCACCATCTGTTATTGATCGTGTTATGAAAGATCTTTTCAGTGATG AGGCTGGAAACTCAAACTATATGGAAGCAGAAAACAAGTATACCCGTGCTATGAGAGGTGCACCTGCAGATTCACTTTTTGGCCAGTTCTGTTTGCACGCACTTTGGTTTGGCAACTGCAATATACGTG CAATTGCTGTATTGTGGATTGACTTTGTACGTGAAATTCGTTGGTACTGGGAAGAATCAGAAAGATTACCTAGGATGAAAAGCAGTTCGACCATTGATCTCTCCTATTGTCTTATCCACCAAAAGTTACAAATG CTTGCGATATGCATTGAGAGAAAGAAATCAGTGAGCCATGAGAAAGGTGCTGGACACAAAGATGAAACTTCAAATACTAAG GCCATCACCAAAGTTCGGAAAGGATCAGCTGGTGTTGTGCCTAAAATGATGCTCTTGAATACATTTCAGGAAATGCATGCTCCATATACTCAG GATGCACCTTTGATGACCGAAGATATGCATGAAGAAAGGCTTCATGCAGCTGAAGCTTTTGGCAATGCCATT GGTCTATCTGGTCAACTGGAAAGGGATATATTATCTTCCG ATATGTCTGCTTTTAAAGCTGCAAACCCAGACGCCGTCTTTGAAGATTTTATTCGGTGGCATTCACCTGGTGACTGggtgagtgaggacaaagtagATGGTAATTCAGGCTGGCCTCCTAAAGGAAAGCTTTCTCAGCGTATGTCTGAACATGGGAATGTGTGGCGCAAAATCTGGAATGATGCTCCACCTTTGCCTGTATCCGAACAGAAGTCGCTGCTTGATCCTGTTCGGGAAGGAGAAAAG GTGCTTCATTACCTTGAAACTTTGAGGCCACAGCAGCTCCTTGAGCAAATGGTCTGCACTGCCTTCAAATCATCAGCTGGTATCCTGAACAAGACCACATATGGTGGCTTCAAGTTAATGAAGACTAAAATGGATCAGCTATATGCCACAATGGCGTCAACACTGAAATCTCTTCAAG GAAATTCTGACATCAGTGATTTGGCTGGAGACCTGAAACGGCTTTGTCAAGTTTTTGAGCACATCGAGAAGTTGCTGATTCTTGCTGCTTCCGTCCATAGGAAGCTTATAGATGCTCCACGACTGGCACAAGCAGTTTTTGCTGACTACTTCAACTACTATCTTCCGAAAATGGGAACTACTTTGGAAAGCATTTGCTATGAAAAG GAGTTCACCACTAAGGAAAAGGTGGGGATGCACGAGAGAGATGCTGTATCAAACTTGTTTCCTCCCCCTACCGCTAATCAGTCATGGAGGAAGGTTTTGAGCATGGGAAATCTTTTGAATGGCCACGAACCACTGCAAAGGGAAATCATATTCTCGGTCCAGGAGAGAATAAGCAACGGTCATTATTCGAGCCCAACCCCATTATGTACTGATGATGAGCAGATCCAGACACATAGGATGTATATATCTGGGACATCTAATGATCTTTGGGTTGCATTGTCTGTGACATCCTGGGATTGA